The Cucumis melo cultivar AY chromosome 5, USDA_Cmelo_AY_1.0, whole genome shotgun sequence genome has a segment encoding these proteins:
- the LOC103491609 gene encoding probable serine/threonine-protein kinase PBL18 — translation MREMLMIEEHSLLLPYMYLFSLLTFPFPPCFFPISFFLPVLVIIMGICCAKPAKLAHASSSIISGTDNQNSKSKVESINSSSKTVNLISSVPVIKPKFDVSGASALKSFSFIDLKNATKNFRSESLLGEGGFGCVFKGWIDEHSYLPTKPGTGIVVAVKKLKRESLQGYKEWLAEVNYLGQLRHENLVRLIGYCSESDNRLLVYEYMPKGSLENHLFRKGVTPISWRVRMDIAVDVARGLAFLHSSRPNVIYRDLKASNILLDSEFNAKLSDFGLAREGPTGDKTHVSTRVMGTRGYAAPEYVATGHLTPKSDVYSFGVVLLELLSGKRALDQEKVGRVEETLVDWGKPLLSDGKRMLRIMDTRMGGQYSRKEAQAAASLALNCLHTDPKNRPSMAEVLDELERLHAAKDVLGTPNAHAIRRTPPRF, via the exons ATGAGAGAGATGTTGATGATTGAGGAAcactctcttcttcttccttataTGTATTTATTCAGTCTTTTGACCTTCCCCTTCCCCCCCTGTTTTTTTCCCATCTCATTCTTCCTCCCTGTCCTTGTTATCATCATGGGAATCTGCTGCGCTAAACCTGCTAAGCTTGCTCATGCTTCTTCAAGCATTATTTCTG GAACGGATAACCAAAATAGTAAATCAAAAGTGGAATCAATCAATTCTAGTTCGAAAACTGTAAATCTTATCTCTAGTGTGCCTGTCATCAAACCGAAATTTGATGTGTCCGGTGCCTCTGCTCTCAAATCTTTTAGCTTCATTGATCTCAAGAATGCTACCAAGAACTTCCGTAGTGAAAGTTTACTTGGTGAGGGAGGATTTGGATGCGTCTTTAAAGGATGGATCGATGAGCACTCTTATCTTCCTACTAAACCTGGAACTGGAATTGTAGTAGCTGTCAAGAAACTCAAGCGAGAGAGCCTTCAAGGCTACAAAGAATGGCTT GCGGAAGTGAATTATCTGGGCCAGCTTCGCCATGAAAATCTCGTCAGGCTCATTGGTTATTGCTCAGAATCTGATAACAGACTTCTAGTTTATGAGTATATGCCAAAGGGAAGTCTGGAAAATCACTTGTTTAGAA AAGGTGTTACACCTATTTCTTGGCGTGTTCGAATGGATATTGCAGTTGACGTGGCACGGGGATTGGCATTCTTACACAGTTCTCGACCTAATGTTATCTACCGTGATTTGAAGGCTTCCAACATTCTGCTTGACTCA GAATTCAATGCGAAACTCTCAGATTTTGGCTTAGCAAGAGAAGGGCCTACAGGAGACAAGACTCATGTTTCAACCAGGGTGATGGGAACTCGAGGCTATGCTGCCCCTGAATATGTAGCAACAG GTCACTTGACTCCTAAGAGTGACGTATACAGCTTTGGTGTTGTTTTACTGGAACTTCTCTCAGGCAAGCGTGCATTAGACCAAGAGAAAGTTGGTAGAGTTGAAGAGACCCTTGTAGATTGGGGCAAACCACTCCTAAGCGATGGTAAGCGAATGTTGAGGATCATGGATACAAGGATGGGCGGTCAGTATTCAAGAAAAGAAGCACAAGCTGCAGCTTCGCTTGCACTGAATTGTCTTCATACGGATCCAAAAAACAGGCCATCTATGGCCGAAGTTCTCGACGAATTGGAACGACTACATGCTGCAAAGGATGTTTTGGGGACCCCAAATGCTCATGCCATCAGACGAACTCCACCTAGATTTTAA
- the LOC103491608 gene encoding CBL-interacting serine/threonine-protein kinase 3 isoform X2, producing the protein MRRSGVNQPKVKRLVGKYEIGRTIGEGTFAKVKFAKNSETGEHVAIKILDKEKVLKHKMAEQIKREIATMKLIKHPHVVQLFEVMGSKTKIFIVLEFVTGGELFDKIVNHGRMSENEARRYFQQLINAVDYCHSRGVYHRDLKPENLLLDAYGNLKVSDFGLSALSQQVKDDGLLHTTCGTPNYVAPEVLNDRGYDGATADLWSCGVILFVLLAGYLPFDDSNLMNLYKKISAAEFTCPPWLSLDAMKLIARILDPNPMTRITIPEILEDEWFKKDYKPPVFAEPKIANLDDVEAVFKDSEEHHVTEKKEEHPAAMNAFELISMSKGLNLENLFGTEQEFKRETRFTSKCSANEIVNKIEEAAKPLGFDVQKKNYKMRLENVKAGRKGNLNVATEILQVAPCVHVVEMRKAKGDTLEFHKFYKNLSTSLEDVVWKTEEDMQETK; encoded by the exons ATGAGAAGATCAGGTGTAAACCAACCAAAAGTCAAGCGCCTTGTTGGAAAATATGAAATTGGTCGAACAATTGGCGAAGGTACATTTGCAAAAGTGAAATTTGCCAAAAATTCGGAGACTGGGGAACATGTAGCAATAAAGATCCTTGACAAAGAGAAAGTTCTGAAGCACAAGATGGCTGAACAG ATAAAGCGGGAAATTGCCACGATGAAACTAATAAAGCATCCACATGTCGTCCAATTGTTTGAg GTGATGGGGAGCAAAACAAAGATATTTATTGTTTTGGAGTTTGTTACTGGCGGAGAACTTTTTGATAAAATT GTAAATCATGGACGGATGAGTGAAAATGAGGCACGGAGATATTTCCAGCAGCTTATAAATGCTGTTGATTATTGTCATAGCAGGGGTGTTTACCACAGAGATCTTAAG CCAGAAAATCTACTGTTAGATGCCTACGGGAATCTTAAAGTGTCCGACTTTGGATTGAGTGCACTATCACAACAAGTTAAG GATGATGGCCTGCTTCACACTACTTGTGGAACTCCAAACTATGTTGCTCCTGAG GTCCTTAATGATAGAGGCTACGATGGTGCAACTGCAGACTTATGGTCTTGTGGAGTCATACTCTTTGTACTGCTTGCAGGTTACTTGCCTTTTGATGATTCTAATCTCATGAACCTTTATAAAAAG ATCTCGGCTGCTGAATTTACTTGTCCTCCATGGCTTTCTTTAGATGCCATGAAATTGATAGCTCGAATTTTGGATCCCAACCCAATGACT CGCATCACTATACCAGAAATTTTGGAAGATGAATGGTTCAAAAAAGATTATAAACCCCCTGTTTTTGCGGAGCCGAAAATTGCAAACTTGGATGATGTAGAAGCTGTCTTTAAAGATTCAGAA GAACACCATGTGACAGAGAAGAAGGAAGAACACCCAGCAGCTATGAATGCCTTCGAGTTAATTTCAATGTCGAAGGGGCTCAACCTGGAAAATTTGTTTGGTACAGAACAG GAATTCAAGAGAGAAACAAGGTTCACCTCTAAATGTTCAGCTAATGAAATTGTAAATAAGATCGAGGAAGCTGCAAAACCTCTTGGTTTTGAtgtacaaaagaaaaattacaag ATGAGGCTTGAAAATGTAAAAGCCGGTCGGAAGGGAAACCTTAATGTTGCGACAGAG ATTTTGCAAGTCGCGCCTTGTGTCCATGTGGTTGAGATGCGAAAAGCAAAGGGAGACACTTTAGAGTTTCACAAG TTCTACAAAAACCTTTCCACCTCTCTGGAGGATGTTGTTTGGAAGACTGAGGAAGACATGCAAGAAACAAAGTGA
- the LOC103491608 gene encoding CBL-interacting serine/threonine-protein kinase 3 isoform X1, with amino-acid sequence MHRARSERALEDSTSMRRSGVNQPKVKRLVGKYEIGRTIGEGTFAKVKFAKNSETGEHVAIKILDKEKVLKHKMAEQIKREIATMKLIKHPHVVQLFEVMGSKTKIFIVLEFVTGGELFDKIVNHGRMSENEARRYFQQLINAVDYCHSRGVYHRDLKPENLLLDAYGNLKVSDFGLSALSQQVKDDGLLHTTCGTPNYVAPEVLNDRGYDGATADLWSCGVILFVLLAGYLPFDDSNLMNLYKKISAAEFTCPPWLSLDAMKLIARILDPNPMTRITIPEILEDEWFKKDYKPPVFAEPKIANLDDVEAVFKDSEEHHVTEKKEEHPAAMNAFELISMSKGLNLENLFGTEQEFKRETRFTSKCSANEIVNKIEEAAKPLGFDVQKKNYKMRLENVKAGRKGNLNVATEILQVAPCVHVVEMRKAKGDTLEFHKFYKNLSTSLEDVVWKTEEDMQETK; translated from the exons ATGCACAGAGCACGGTCTG AAAGAGCATTAGAAGATTCTACATCCATGAGAAGATCAGGTGTAAACCAACCAAAAGTCAAGCGCCTTGTTGGAAAATATGAAATTGGTCGAACAATTGGCGAAGGTACATTTGCAAAAGTGAAATTTGCCAAAAATTCGGAGACTGGGGAACATGTAGCAATAAAGATCCTTGACAAAGAGAAAGTTCTGAAGCACAAGATGGCTGAACAG ATAAAGCGGGAAATTGCCACGATGAAACTAATAAAGCATCCACATGTCGTCCAATTGTTTGAg GTGATGGGGAGCAAAACAAAGATATTTATTGTTTTGGAGTTTGTTACTGGCGGAGAACTTTTTGATAAAATT GTAAATCATGGACGGATGAGTGAAAATGAGGCACGGAGATATTTCCAGCAGCTTATAAATGCTGTTGATTATTGTCATAGCAGGGGTGTTTACCACAGAGATCTTAAG CCAGAAAATCTACTGTTAGATGCCTACGGGAATCTTAAAGTGTCCGACTTTGGATTGAGTGCACTATCACAACAAGTTAAG GATGATGGCCTGCTTCACACTACTTGTGGAACTCCAAACTATGTTGCTCCTGAG GTCCTTAATGATAGAGGCTACGATGGTGCAACTGCAGACTTATGGTCTTGTGGAGTCATACTCTTTGTACTGCTTGCAGGTTACTTGCCTTTTGATGATTCTAATCTCATGAACCTTTATAAAAAG ATCTCGGCTGCTGAATTTACTTGTCCTCCATGGCTTTCTTTAGATGCCATGAAATTGATAGCTCGAATTTTGGATCCCAACCCAATGACT CGCATCACTATACCAGAAATTTTGGAAGATGAATGGTTCAAAAAAGATTATAAACCCCCTGTTTTTGCGGAGCCGAAAATTGCAAACTTGGATGATGTAGAAGCTGTCTTTAAAGATTCAGAA GAACACCATGTGACAGAGAAGAAGGAAGAACACCCAGCAGCTATGAATGCCTTCGAGTTAATTTCAATGTCGAAGGGGCTCAACCTGGAAAATTTGTTTGGTACAGAACAG GAATTCAAGAGAGAAACAAGGTTCACCTCTAAATGTTCAGCTAATGAAATTGTAAATAAGATCGAGGAAGCTGCAAAACCTCTTGGTTTTGAtgtacaaaagaaaaattacaag ATGAGGCTTGAAAATGTAAAAGCCGGTCGGAAGGGAAACCTTAATGTTGCGACAGAG ATTTTGCAAGTCGCGCCTTGTGTCCATGTGGTTGAGATGCGAAAAGCAAAGGGAGACACTTTAGAGTTTCACAAG TTCTACAAAAACCTTTCCACCTCTCTGGAGGATGTTGTTTGGAAGACTGAGGAAGACATGCAAGAAACAAAGTGA